In the Parus major isolate Abel chromosome 7, Parus_major1.1, whole genome shotgun sequence genome, GTATTAGTCTAGTAAAGATGAAATTCATAGTTTCATCCCGCCAGTCTGgcaatggaaataatttctatcaTAAAAGCAATCATATGTTACCTGCCATAAGTTGTTTTGCATTAGTTTAATATCAAATTGCCTATTAGGGTTATCAATAAGAGTCAGAAGAGATTGATTTTTCTACAAAGAACTTGTGaactaaaaaaagaagcaaatgcaaattatgtatgagaatttttgggattaaacattttaagtgtgaaagcagaggagctggtAAAACCTGGTAACCCTTTtactggaaaactgaaaactttCTTGGAAGGTATTTTTCATGTAGAAGTatactatttttctttagtaGGATGATGTTTCTGAGCAGGAGTTGCTCTGCACAAGTGTAGAACTCTGCATACAACCAAACATCACCATCTTTTCTGTAGTCCTGTCTTGGAGCCAGGGGAGATTTTTGACAACTTCCTTCTCTGCTTGTCTATATTTTATTGAAGGATCAGTTATTTCCTGTTTCAGCACCCAAAAGACAATAGTTTGAACAGATCACATGTATTGCAAAAAGCCTGATATACACACAGATTGAAGTAGGCAACTGCTTATAAATCATGCAGTTTAGTAAGGAGACTAAATTAATAGGTAATTAAGAAAACCCGTAAGTCCAAGTCAATCAGAGATGTAGTGCTTGAGGTTACATGCCTTCTTCCACCACATAAATTGACATCAATGGGGATTAAAATGCaagacataaagaaaaatagtttagAATTATCTGCAAATCAAAAGCTTAGACTAAATGtgtcatttcctcttttttcctagCTCTCCAGTGGTTCTTCCAAGTAATATAGATCTACTCTTATGTATGTGGATACTTATTAAATCTTCAAATAAGTCTTTCTTCTTCAGAACTGGTGACCTCTGAATATGAGAAAATGTCCCTGAAAAGTGACATGAAAATGCATATAAGTAAATAGTTTCCaaacagcaaagagcagctgaataCTCAGTTTCCCACATTAATGTTTCCTCTACCTTTAGCTACTGCTTATCAGCATTGCCCCCAAGCCTCTTTCTTTGGTAGCCATATCCCTCCATTTGCATGTCGCCTTTCAGTGTCAAGTCACTTTGATCTTTTCCCAGTATGGACCTTTTCTTTAAGTCTTCCAATAAAACTCTTCTGCTTGTAATTAGCAGAATCAAAGTGCTTAAGTCTGCTCAGAATCCTACTAACTCACTGGCATGTTATCAACCTCTCAGCGGGTGAGATCGCTCACACTGTCTAGAAGcacatttattatttccttGAGGAACTATATGTCGTTTTCTTTGCAATAATCTCTAGAAGGCAGCAggttgattttctttcttttaaacataTTTGTCTTCTGAAAAAGTAACTGATTAACACAATACCTGCTTATTTACCAGACCTCAATTGTAGAATAACCTTTGGCCCACTACCCATCCTGgcatcctgcagagctgggataGCAAATTATATCTCTCCTGGGCCAGGTGCAAGGGCTGGTCTTGAGCCAAACCACCTGCAGCTGTGAGGGAGGTGTGCACAGCTGAGGCCACTGAGTGGTAGTGGGCAGTGGGACTTCTgggcaaggaaaaaagaagcagaaggtTCGTCTTTGTAATCTTCAGATGTTTCTAGGGAGGATGTGCTATGTGGCTTCTTGAGGAGAATCTTATATAGCTGCTCTTCTGAAAGATTGCTGTGAGTACAAAAGCTATATTTTCCTTGTGGTTCTAAACTCTTGTTTTGGTTAAGAGTTATTATAATGGTAATGTAACTACAGTGTTGTAATAGATTGGAAATACATTTATGAAACCTGCTTTTTCAtactgttttgattttgttagGGGAAAGGGATGAGTTACTAAAGATAGCTTGGCCAGGTAACTGAAAAACTCTCCATGCTTGTCTCTACTTAAAGCTGCTTAACGCTTCTCTGCAGAAGTTCTAGGGAAGTTGAATTGCTGCTGGGTTAAGCAGGGTTTTAGGTAGATTGAGACAGTTTGTCAGATTACTCATATTCAGCTGTTCTGATTTTGTAGTCTTTGTCATGGATTGTGTAGATTTTGAGTATCTTCAGAACGTGAATGCAGTCAAAAACCTGGAGGGGTTTGACTGGTCCAGAGAACAGTGTTTGAATCTGTAAGTCTAGAACTGGGCTACTTCCCCCACTTCTTGATGCACACTTGGGGAGAATTGTTTCCCAGGAGAACCAAGTATGGGTAACTGTGGAAGTGCCTCTAAGATGTGAtaaagttgttttgtttggggattttttttgcttggaggattttttttctccttagaaaaGTTCATGATTCTCAGTCTTCACAAGTAGGAGTTATCTGTTagttctgaaattaaattctaataATAACACCTTAATATCAGTATTTCTGTGCCAAATTCAGATTTCTGACTTGCTATTTCCAATTCAGTGATATGTTTAAAGAACTACAGTGAATGCAGGTTACAGATTACTCCTTATTCCTGCTTTATGATCCTGTTtgtagttaaaaaaaccaaaacaaacctcAAACAGATTGAAATTTTAACAATTTaagatgaataaaattaaaaatttgagtATGAAGCACAAACTTATCAACTGTTGCAAAAGTAACAgcataaagcaaaaaaatatttgctctgtGTTTGGATTTCTGGAACAAGCATACTGAAAGCTGTTTACACCCACCCATGTAGATGTGAAGTGTGCAAGGTAATTTAAGTGCTGTTAGAGTGCTGCTTGTGGGGCTGAGAAAACATGCTTGTACCTCTCTTTATTCATAAGAAGTGGAAATTCTATTCCTCATCATTTGCTATATGATTACTATCTGCAACTGTTACTGATTGATTTCTGCTTTCACTGGTGAAATAAGGCAGTAGGATCACAGGTTACAAAGATTAAAATAACTGGCTTTGTTAAGAAACTGTGGGACTTGGATGAGAAGTTAGATagttcttccaaaaaaaaaataaatgaattagGCTGTCACTGCTGTAAGGTGCCAGCTACAGACTGTTGCTTATCAGTTGTACAGAGAAACCAGATTAACTGATTACAAATCACAAAAACAAAGAGGTTGTGACTACTTGGTACTTAAAATCTCTTTGTATAAGAGTAAAGAGTAGTCAGAATTTATCATAAGACCCTTAATTTGATACTTCAGAATACATCAGACTCTTTAATCTTGACTGGAACAAAAGCTCTTTGTTTAGGAAAATCACAGTGTAATATAGATATGTAGAGCCAGGCATAAACAAAAGGCTAAGGGGGAGTTTAGACAGTGATATTCAAAGCTGAAATCCCAAACAAAAGTTAATCTGGTGCTTTAACCTGGTGGGTTATCTCAATTTTAGACAATAGTACTGTCTTGTGTGTTTAAAGCTGCATTCTGTTTGCACCCAGAAGTGTGTCAGTCTGGTAAGGATTGAGCAACTTGTTGTCTGTGTGATGCCTAAGACCACTTGGAAACTAGAAATGGTTCTGTGCTGCATGCCAACACAGTAAAGATCCCATTAATACTCAAGTTCTTTGCAGAGCAGGATAGGATCCTgttcttacttttaaaatgcaggtAGTGGTTGTTTGACCATCATAGTTTAGAAATTTaccctgtgtgtgtgagagtTTTTCAGTCTGAGGGGGTCGATTCAAACTCAACTCCTACCTCAAAGTTCAGGATATCGCCTGTAGGTAATAGGGTAAGGACCTCTCAGTCCTTCCTATCCTAGATTCTAGCTTTCAATACTCAAAAATGTTTTAGGTGGGCAAGAGCGGGATGGTCCAGTGATATATTGTCCTTGGGGTGTGAGAGTCCTGAGTTTTAGTCCATTTTTTAGACACACTCTAATGGGTACTTGCTCAGAGGGACTCTTTGCTATTCTGTGAACATTCCCCCAATCATCTTAAAAATAAGACACTGCTCAAGGAAGTGGAGATAAGAGTCTCAATCCATTGCAGTGTAAAGGCAGTTCCACCTTCTCACTGTGGGCCCATGCTCTACACTGCTGGTGATGGCAACAGCACTTCTACCTCTCCATCAAATTATAGCACCTGAAAGTGGATATTCTCCAGGCAAGGATATATCTGTTGGTAGCGAAATCAGAACTGAAGCCTTGGGAGTGAGATTTAGGAAAAGCTACACTGTTATCTTCCTTTTGAGAATGAGGATGGTAATTGACGTGTATATGGAGGGGTCTGGGAACCTGGAGACCAGGAATTGCAGCATTTAGTATCACAGGTAGTGGTGTTGTTCCTGGAGCTGTAGTTGTGTCTGAAAGCCTGCATGCATCTAAGTCCTAGATCTGTTTCCATAGTATGTTGGGTAAAGTTACCAGTATGGAAATGGAAGCTAGCTAGTGGCTGACTGCTAGATGGCAAGTAGACATACCCTTAGCCTTCTGCCAAAAGTCTGACACTCTCCCCAAGAGTACAGTGCATTGCATTCCTCTCAGAATGTGGAGTTCAGAACTAGCCTGTTCATAGCAAAACTGTGGTAAAAATGCTGGTGTGGAAGAATATATTGGTATATATtgttggatgttaggaaaaagttttttacagaaagggtgatgaAGCATTGGAGTGGTTTGCCTGAGGAGATGGTGGAGTTATCATCTCTGGATGTGTCTAAGAAAAGACTGGaggtggcacttggtgccatggcCCAATTGAGGTGctagggctgggttggacttggtcttgaaggtctctttcaacatagtgattctgtgattcagctgctgagctgccttcttttttttaaccctCCTGTATTCcactttctgctgcttttcctgccctaTCAATAAGAAACTTAAAGGCTGCTGTTAGAGTTCAGGTTGTTTGGATGTCAAATTTTACTGAGATCACATTGAACataagcacagctctgcacttcACAGGGAAGAGTTAGGGTGTTTTTGCACAGCACTGTCCTCTGTTTCTGTATTATTACCACATAGAACAATAGGCCtcaatctcttttctttcccactaGAGTCTAATTATTGCCAATTAGATGCATATTAAAGGAGTAGTGACCTTGGTTTTTCCCTGTGAACTGAGAATGTATTGTAGCTGTCTTCTGCTCAGCTTCTGCCAGCTGCCTTCTCCCCAGGCCATGGGTTCTGGAGAGCACACAGTCCACATAGATATCCCAGAAGAGCTGTGCTAGGTCCCAGAACAAAGCTCCATGTTTCAGGTTCTCTGAGGATTTCAGAAATATCATGAAGTCCCAAAAgccactgacagagtcagaaatGCGAGGCTTCCTCATCTCTAGTAAAACAGCAGAGGAGGATTCCCAGCACTGGGGGTCTGCCCGCCCAAGAGCCAGTGGATCCATTTGACTGTGGCAGAGGAAAGGTGTCACACAGAACACTGCCATGAGCAGGAGAGAGCAGGTGAGTCTCATGGGGAAGTGGattcttcctctgcttccaaGATGCATTGTGTCACTGAAATATAAGAAAACCAAGAGAAGCTGGAAAAGTCTCACTCTTAGATGCAGGAATAACATCCTGTTACTTTGCATGATATACAAGGCACTCAGATATTGTTTCTCTGCTCCTTAAAGATTTGTGTATGCTTTTTGCATGTATATAAATACTAGAGGATTTGCAatgctctgtgcagcagaaacatgtaaaaatgtttaatcATCCTCAGATCTGAATGATGAACTGTCTCATCTGGAAGTTCATAATATTGaaagattttttccatttttgttttacagatcCCTAatctttttcaataaaaatccattcatttttacataatttaagCTTTTAGGTGTCTTGCTTTTCTCAAAGTTTTATGAGCCCTTTAAAATAGTCTTCAGAATCACAAGGATCAGTGGACAGCAGGTGGAaaaattttgttgaaaatgtgttttaatggTTCTAATTATTGCAGGTTTCAGTTTCATCCATTGACTAGGAGTGGTTTAGGTgctaaaaggcagaaaagatgGCTAAAAGCCATCACATAGCAGCTGCATTGTACAACATGTACCCATGCTTATAGAATGATAGAAAAGTTCAGGTTGcaagggacctttaaaggtctctAGTCCAACCCTTCTGCCAttggcagggacatcttcaaccaCATCAGGCTGCCCAAAGTCCTGCCCAACATGACCTTGACTGTTTTCAGGGATAGGACATCTTCTCCTATCTGAACAGCCTGTTCTAGTGTCTtaccaccctcactgtaaaagatttttttctttaatctaaaTTGATCCTTCTTCAGTTTGAAACCATCACCCTTCGTCCTCTTGCAACAGGCCCTGCAAAAAGcctgtccccatctttcttatagGCCCTCTTTAACTACTGGAAGACTGCAacaaggtctccctggagcctgtTCTCCTCCAGGTAGAACAGCCccaactttctcagcctgtcttgTCAGGAGAGCTGCTTCACCTCCTCATCATTTTCttggcccttctctggacttaTTCTAACAGGTCCATGTGTTTCCTGTGCTGAgatgtatttatgtatataaaaaaagtGCAGATGTGTATTGCAGATCACTAAGAATCAACTGTTAAAACTGTAACATTTACTAAGTAGTATCTATAATGGATGGGTAGAATTTCTGAGAATGATAACCTTTTGTGGACAGAAAGGCCCAGTTGTCTCTATCAGATTTCATTTCTAGTATGTAATTCTGTTGCATTTTCTAACATGCTTCTAGCATTTTTGATACTGAATGagtttgggggttgtttttagTGTAGCTCATGACATATGGAAAACTTCCCATTTGTGGAGATCAGCATTCAgaacaaaattctgtttaatGTATGTACTGATCTGTCGTGCTTCTACATTTTCAGTTTGGTTGATGGGGGTGGGGAAGCTACTTCTTAAGGAGCTAGATAAGCAACTGTtttttgtgcagaaagtctCTTCCATGACTAATCCTGAAGAAGTCTTCCTTTGCTGTGTGAAGAAAAATGCCAAGAACCAGATATTGATGTGCAGAGGGACTGTACATGAAAAGTAGTCCAGCCACAGCCTGTGTGTGAGACTAGGGAAGAGCAGTCTGCTTTGTGGAATATATTTCATTGTAGAGCTAAAGGGATCTTCAGAGATTTCAGTCCTAGCAATGTTATTCTTACCTAGGCCACCCCGTCTGGCTACCTGGTCAGGTTCTGGGAACATTTTTGAGGTATTCAGACTTTAATCCCCAGCTGCTTACAGTCACTTTTTAATCTG is a window encoding:
- the FAM237A gene encoding protein FAM237A encodes the protein MQSNRMLFLHLRVRLFQLLLVFLYFSDTMHLGSRGRIHFPMRLTCSLLLMAVFCVTPFLCHSQMDPLALGRADPQCWESSSAVLLEMRKPRISDSVSGFWDFMIFLKSSENLKHGALFWDLAQLFWDIYVDCVLSRTHGLGRRQLAEAEQKTATIHSQFTGKNQGTFSHIQRSPVLKKKDLFEDLISIHIHKSRSILLGRTTGELGKKRK